GGCGCTGAAAAATGGCCCCTATGGCCGTTGTGTCTTCAGGACAGACAACGATGTGGTCGATCATCAGGTGACGCAGATGAAGTTTGCCAACGGTGTGCATGCGACCCTTACCATGAGTGCCTTTTCACGCGACCTGGAAAGAAAAATCAATATCAGGGGCGTCGGGGGCCAGATAGAGGGCCGCCTGGAAGACAACAAGATCTACCTGAAGGTTTACGATTACCGCCGCCCGATAAGGAAGATCCGGGCCAGGGCCCTTTTCGGTGCACACGGCGGCGGTGACAGCGGGATAATTGACAGCCTTTTGAATGATGATCTGAAGACGGATATCAGCAGTTCCATCATGAGCCATGTCATGGCTTTTGCCGCCGAACATTCGCGGAAGAGTGACGGTACAGTCGTCTATATCGATGACTTTGTGAGAGAAAACACCTGATCGGCACGGATATCTTCAACGGTAGGCTCTGTTTCTTCGCACTTCAAAATGCTGGTCTTTGCGGTACCACAGTCTGACGTCGCGGGCTTTCTTTATCTTGCTCCGGGGCATGGAGATATGATCCCGGGCATAATTGACACCCTGTTTTTCCATGATCAGCTTGTGTTTTTTCAACCTTTGCAGAAAATCGGCAAAGTTCTTTTTTTCCCGGGGAGTCCAGCAGATTTCGGCCAGAACCTGCATACGGGGGAAGAGGTTCAGGTCAAGTTTCTCCCGGCCATCGATCCATTCGGTCCAGAGCGGCGCTTCCATGCCCAGGATTCTTTTTTCGCTCTCCGGCATTATACCCTGATGCACCGGCTCGAAATTGTAGGTGGTGGGCAGCGGATTCTGCGCATAGGGCATATCAAAATAGAAAGCATGGTGGCGACTTATGATCAGGTTGCCGCCTTCATTGACATAATTCTCTGCATGTTTATCCCTTCTGAGTGTCCAGTACTGCCCGATGACGGAACGGTCCAGCAGGGGGGTGTTCAAAATTTCGTTCCAGCCGATCATGCGACGCCCTTTTTCACGCAAATGGGCGGCAACACGGTTGTTGAAATGGCTCTGCAATTCTTCTTCATTTTTCAGCCCCTTCTCCCTGATTACTTTCTGGCAATGGGGGCATTTTTTCCATTCAGCCTTGGGCGCCTCGTCGCCGCCAATATGGAAATAGGGGAAAGGAAACAGGGTCACGAGTTCGTCAATCACGTCGAATATAAAACGGTAGGTGCTTTCCTTGCCCGCACAGGCACAGCGGTTCCAGTCCCTGAGCCCCAGCTTCAGCAGCGGAATCTTGCCCCCGAAGTAGAAAGGGACTTCACGTTCCAGTTCGCGGCAGCCCAGATATTTGTAGGCGGCCATGGCCGCCGCAAAATGGGCGGGCATATTTATTTCCGGGTAGACGGAAATATTCCTTTCCGCGGCGTATTGCACGATTTCCTTTATATCTTCCTGCGTGTAGAATCCGCCGTATTCTTCCCAGATAACGTCCTTTTCAAGGTTGGCTCTCTGCCAGCCATGGATATGGGTTCCCTTTCGCACGGAGCCGATCTCCGTCAGCAGCGGATATTTCTTGATCTCGATGCGCCAGCCCTGATCATCGGTCAGATGCCAATGAAAAACATTCAACTTGTTCATCAGCATCCAATCGA
This sequence is a window from Bacillota bacterium. Protein-coding genes within it:
- a CDS encoding beta-N-acetylhexosaminidase, with product MTIDIIPEPAEAIKKDEKFLIDDRKSIFCHAKFAGAVKFFTRYIHDLKGYTLPEGTEKTAGICFLENSRLADEEYELEITAKTITVEASTAAGCLYAIQTMRQLAGFDLLKKDEDILLHGCSIKDRPRFKWRGLMLDESRHFFGKDEVKRILDWMLMNKLNVFHWHLTDDQGWRIEIKKYPLLTEIGSVRKGTHIHGWQRANLEKDVIWEEYGGFYTQEDIKEIVQYAAERNISVYPEINMPAHFAAAMAAYKYLGCRELEREVPFYFGGKIPLLKLGLRDWNRCACAGKESTYRFIFDVIDELVTLFPFPYFHIGGDEAPKAEWKKCPHCQKVIREKGLKNEEELQSHFNNRVAAHLREKGRRMIGWNEILNTPLLDRSVIGQYWTLRRDKHAENYVNEGGNLIISRHHAFYFDMPYAQNPLPTTYNFEPVHQGIMPESEKRILGMEAPLWTEWIDGREKLDLNLFPRMQVLAEICWTPREKKNFADFLQRLKKHKLIMEKQGVNYARDHISMPRSKIKKARDVRLWYRKDQHFEVRRNRAYR